In Plasmodium vinckei vinckei genome assembly, chromosome: PVVCY_13, a single genomic region encodes these proteins:
- a CDS encoding mitochondrial ribosomal protein L49 precursor, putative, producing MNIFKFIYMPKFYFSIYNEYLNAYRKKINKIPFSIRRTASDNLPVFLKYKNNKNIVVTVIRKIKGNKEILKKEIEAICNIDVIEKPDCFMIRGNHKKKIKDYFKYIGY from the exons atgaacattttcaagtttatttatatgcctAAATTCTATTTTAGTatttataatgaatatCTAAATGCATACAGaaagaaaattaataaaatccCTTTCTCCATAAGAAGAACAG CATCTGACAATCTGCCAGTTTTTCTAAagtacaaaaataataaaaatattgtcgTTACAGttataagaaaaattaaaggaAACAAGGAG attttaaaaaaggaaattgAAGCAATTTGCAATATCGATGTTATTGAAAAGCCAGATTGCTTTATGATAAGAGGAAATCACAAAAAGAAGATAAAAGAC tattttaaatatattggcTATTAA